A single window of Vibrio alfacsensis DNA harbors:
- a CDS encoding bifunctional 4-hydroxy-2-oxoglutarate aldolase/2-dehydro-3-deoxy-phosphogluconate aldolase yields MTTLNEQLANLKVIPVIAINKAEDAIPLGRTLVENGMPCAEITFRTECAAEAIRAMRAEFPEMLIGAGTILTNEQVDQAIEAGVDFIVSPGFNPRTVQYCLDKGVAIVPGVNNPSLVEQAMEMGLRTLKFFPAEPSGGVGMLKALTAVYPVKFMPTGGVSLGNVDEYLSIPSVLACGGTWMVPTKLIDEGKWDELGTLVRDAVAHVA; encoded by the coding sequence ATGACGACATTAAACGAACAACTAGCAAACCTAAAAGTAATTCCTGTTATTGCCATCAACAAAGCAGAAGATGCGATCCCTCTTGGCCGCACTTTGGTTGAAAACGGTATGCCTTGCGCTGAAATCACGTTCCGCACAGAGTGTGCTGCAGAAGCGATTCGTGCTATGCGCGCTGAGTTCCCAGAAATGCTGATTGGTGCAGGAACGATTCTAACTAACGAGCAAGTTGACCAAGCGATCGAAGCTGGCGTGGACTTTATCGTAAGCCCTGGTTTTAACCCTCGCACGGTTCAATACTGCCTAGACAAAGGCGTGGCTATCGTACCGGGCGTAAACAACCCAAGCCTTGTTGAGCAAGCAATGGAAATGGGTCTGCGTACACTTAAGTTTTTCCCTGCTGAGCCATCTGGCGGTGTTGGTATGCTTAAGGCACTAACGGCCGTTTACCCAGTGAAATTCATGCCAACAGGTGGCGTTAGCCTAGGTAACGTAGACGAGTACCTGTCTATCCCATCAGTACTGGCATGTGGCGGTACTTGGATGGTGCCAACAAAACTTATCGATGAAGGTAAGTGGGATGAACTGGGTACGTTGGTTCGCGATGCAGTCGCTCACGTAGCATAA
- a CDS encoding YhcH/YjgK/YiaL family protein translates to MIKGNLSTLDNCYELSEKLLEVIASVRQQLNNNVENGKYNLEGEDVFFFVVDDHTQSLEERKSECHRKYLDVQILLSGEERFGYSLKPFNSIAEDKFESNDVAFSEDITEERFVDLQPEDFVIFATQQPHRPLVAINKPMAVRKAIIKVANDWLNS, encoded by the coding sequence GTGATTAAAGGAAATTTATCCACCCTAGATAACTGTTATGAGCTATCTGAAAAACTATTAGAAGTTATCGCAAGTGTTAGACAACAACTGAATAACAACGTCGAAAATGGTAAATACAATCTAGAAGGCGAAGATGTCTTCTTTTTTGTTGTTGATGATCATACTCAATCACTTGAAGAACGAAAATCAGAATGCCATCGCAAATACCTAGATGTGCAAATCCTTCTTTCCGGTGAAGAGCGATTTGGCTACAGTTTAAAGCCGTTCAACAGTATCGCCGAAGATAAATTCGAAAGTAATGACGTAGCGTTTAGCGAAGATATTACCGAAGAGAGATTTGTTGACTTACAACCTGAAGACTTCGTGATTTTTGCAACGCAGCAACCTCATCGCCCTCTTGTTGCGATCAATAAACCTATGGCTGTGCGTAAAGCCATCATCAAAGTAGCCAATGACTGGTTAAACTCATAA
- a CDS encoding heparinase II/III domain-containing protein produces the protein MTTQPILLTEAEVELLRKEVGKPSLMGKSIEANRKELETFMRLPLDVPGHGEAGGYEHNRHKQNYTYMNLAGRLFLITQEDKYAQFVKDLLAIYAEKYLTFDFHVQKNTNPTGRLFHQILNEHCWLMFTSLAYSCVASVMTEEERTAVVERIFEPMLDMFTVKYAHDFDRIHNHGIWAVAAVGICGLAIGKPEYLEMSVYGQDRDDTGGFLAQISQLFAPSGYYMEGPYYHRYAIRPTCVFAEVVHRHMPEVDIYNYKDKVIGNTVQAMLATAYPNGEFPALNDASRTMSITDMGVQVAVSVYSKHYGFQGDRGLDDNILGMAKIQNAVWMHPCGLELSQAYDKAIADREIGMPFWPSVELNEGPTGNNGAQGFIRMQDKTGDVSQLVMNYGQHGMGHGNFDTLGITFFNRGQEVLREYGFCRWVNVEPKFGGRYLDENKSYARQTIAHNAVTIDEQCQNGFDVDRADSVHGLPHFFKVEGTEINGMSAFANDHYPNTDMQRSVFMLSLDELEAPLLLDLYRIEDEGEHQYDYSHQYDGQIVRTNFDYQSFGELNTLGDDFGYQHLWKVASGKVQDTALVSWLQNNTYYTWLGTSSSAKQNGDNEVIFTRTGANDPSFNLRSEPAFILRSKGESTLFASVLETHGYFNEEFEQSVNARGQVKDIRVVGYNAVGSIVEITTEKSLVTVMISNVLGADDQTPHQVELNGKTYSWNGFYSLEVNAFGQEK, from the coding sequence ATGACTACACAACCGATTTTGTTGACTGAAGCAGAAGTCGAACTACTAAGAAAGGAAGTAGGAAAGCCGAGCTTAATGGGCAAATCCATTGAAGCGAATCGCAAGGAACTTGAAACCTTTATGCGTCTGCCTCTAGACGTACCAGGTCACGGCGAAGCGGGTGGCTACGAGCACAACCGCCACAAACAAAACTATACCTACATGAACTTAGCGGGTCGCTTGTTCTTGATCACTCAAGAAGACAAGTACGCGCAGTTCGTTAAAGATCTTCTTGCTATTTACGCAGAGAAATACCTAACTTTTGATTTCCACGTTCAGAAAAACACTAACCCAACAGGTCGTCTTTTCCACCAGATCCTTAATGAACACTGTTGGTTAATGTTTACTAGCCTTGCATACTCTTGCGTGGCATCAGTGATGACAGAAGAAGAGCGCACAGCCGTTGTTGAGCGTATTTTCGAACCAATGCTAGACATGTTCACAGTGAAATACGCGCACGATTTCGACCGTATTCACAACCACGGTATCTGGGCAGTTGCGGCTGTTGGGATCTGTGGTCTAGCCATTGGCAAACCTGAATATCTAGAGATGTCGGTGTACGGTCAAGACCGTGATGATACCGGCGGCTTCTTAGCGCAAATCTCACAGTTGTTCGCCCCTTCTGGTTACTACATGGAAGGCCCGTACTACCATCGTTATGCGATTCGTCCAACTTGTGTATTTGCAGAAGTCGTACACCGTCACATGCCTGAAGTAGACATCTACAACTACAAAGACAAAGTGATTGGCAACACAGTACAAGCGATGCTGGCAACCGCTTATCCGAATGGTGAGTTCCCTGCCCTAAACGACGCATCTCGTACCATGAGCATTACCGACATGGGCGTTCAAGTTGCAGTAAGCGTATACAGCAAGCACTATGGTTTTCAAGGTGACAGGGGCTTGGATGACAACATCCTAGGTATGGCGAAAATTCAAAACGCCGTTTGGATGCACCCATGTGGTCTTGAGCTTTCTCAAGCTTACGATAAAGCCATCGCAGACCGTGAAATCGGCATGCCTTTCTGGCCGAGTGTGGAGCTCAACGAAGGTCCAACTGGTAATAACGGAGCACAAGGCTTTATCCGTATGCAGGATAAAACCGGTGATGTGTCACAGCTTGTGATGAACTACGGTCAACACGGCATGGGACATGGTAACTTCGATACGCTTGGCATTACCTTCTTCAACCGTGGTCAAGAAGTACTGCGTGAATACGGCTTCTGTCGCTGGGTAAACGTTGAGCCTAAATTCGGCGGTCGTTACCTAGACGAAAACAAATCGTATGCACGTCAAACTATCGCGCACAACGCGGTAACGATTGATGAGCAATGTCAGAATGGTTTCGATGTAGACCGCGCTGACTCGGTGCACGGTTTGCCTCACTTCTTCAAAGTAGAAGGCACTGAAATCAACGGTATGAGTGCGTTTGCGAACGACCATTACCCGAATACAGACATGCAACGCAGTGTGTTCATGCTTAGCTTAGATGAGCTTGAAGCACCGCTATTGCTAGACCTTTACCGCATTGAAGATGAAGGCGAGCATCAGTACGACTACTCTCATCAATACGATGGTCAAATCGTACGCACTAACTTCGATTATCAAAGCTTTGGTGAACTGAACACGCTTGGCGATGACTTCGGTTACCAACACCTTTGGAAAGTAGCGAGCGGCAAAGTGCAAGATACGGCGCTGGTTAGCTGGCTACAAAACAACACCTACTACACTTGGTTAGGCACAAGCAGCAGCGCGAAACAGAACGGCGATAATGAAGTGATCTTCACTCGCACTGGCGCCAATGACCCAAGCTTTAACCTACGTAGCGAACCGGCATTCATTCTACGCAGCAAGGGCGAATCGACACTATTTGCTTCTGTGCTAGAAACACACGGCTACTTCAACGAAGAGTTTGAGCAGTCGGTGAATGCACGTGGTCAGGTGAAAGATATCCGCGTCGTGGGTTACAACGCCGTTGGCAGCATCGTAGAAATCACGACTGAAAAATCACTGGTTACTGTGATGATCAGCAATGTGCTAGGCGCTGACGACCAAACCCCACACCAAGTAGAATTGAACGGTAAAACCTACAGCTGGAATGGCTTCTACTCTCTAGAAGTGAATGCATTCGGGCAGGAGAAATAA
- a CDS encoding NAD(P)-dependent oxidoreductase, which translates to MESDMTKPVIGFIGLGLMGGNMVENLQNRGYELNVMDLNKDAVAACVARGAKTVNTPKELAQASDIVMLCLTTSDVVEKIVYGEDGILAGIKEGATLIDFGTSIPASTRKIGADLAAKGAGMIDAPLGRTPAHAKDGLLNIMAAGDIETFNKVKPVLDDQGENVFYLGALGSGHVTKLVNNFMGMTTVATMSQAFAVAKRAGVDGQQLFDIMSAGPSNSPFMQFCKFYAVDGEEKLGFSIANANKDLGYFLEMVKDLGTESLIAEGTSKSLQAAVDQGLGQNDVPVIFDYFAELEA; encoded by the coding sequence TTGGAGTCTGATATGACAAAACCTGTCATTGGTTTCATCGGCCTAGGTCTGATGGGTGGAAACATGGTTGAGAACTTACAAAACCGTGGTTACGAATTAAACGTAATGGATTTGAATAAAGACGCTGTTGCTGCTTGTGTTGCTCGTGGCGCTAAAACAGTAAACACACCAAAAGAGCTTGCTCAAGCAAGTGACATCGTGATGCTATGCCTAACAACATCAGACGTTGTAGAAAAGATCGTTTACGGTGAAGATGGTATCCTAGCAGGCATCAAAGAAGGCGCGACTTTGATCGACTTCGGTACATCTATCCCTGCTTCTACTCGTAAGATCGGTGCTGATCTTGCAGCGAAAGGGGCAGGCATGATTGATGCTCCTCTTGGTCGCACCCCGGCTCACGCTAAAGATGGCCTACTAAACATCATGGCTGCAGGTGACATCGAAACATTTAACAAGGTTAAGCCGGTATTAGATGATCAAGGCGAGAACGTATTCTACTTGGGTGCGTTGGGTTCTGGTCATGTAACCAAGCTCGTGAATAACTTCATGGGGATGACAACCGTAGCAACAATGTCTCAGGCATTCGCGGTTGCTAAACGCGCTGGCGTAGACGGTCAACAGCTGTTCGACATCATGTCTGCAGGCCCTTCGAATTCTCCTTTCATGCAGTTCTGTAAGTTCTACGCTGTAGACGGTGAGGAGAAACTAGGTTTCTCAATCGCAAACGCAAACAAAGATCTAGGTTACTTCCTAGAAATGGTTAAAGACCTTGGTACTGAATCTCTCATCGCTGAAGGCACTTCTAAGAGTCTACAAGCAGCAGTAGACCAAGGCCTTGGTCAAAATGACGTTCCAGTTATCTTTGACTACTTTGCAGAGCTAGAAGCTTAA
- a CDS encoding MATE family efflux transporter: MQSMLMIDTFLVSPLGEISLAAMGIATTIVSFVLGVQMALANGSQLVLSRAVGSGQHLSLNKGFWAGLIINVLVAVLFWTLITAFDKVLISKLTDNVALYAETERYLAVAKFIIIFNAITQVMIALFNALGRTKVPFKGYLIELPVNMAMSYALIHGLFGFEGIGVQGAAAGSLIAIMVRLLYLTLCIKLDDSIVLSIQSLDASLKSNTLNHFKEIFPVAANVTMLQTGATIYMLLYSQLTLNAYVAMTIVMPWIKAGTQFITAWAHSSAITISQAIGSRQMDDLRKNVDISIDMAVMISFVSAVFFLVLSFVLPDLYPDLDPSTYVALASIAPLYILLPIVRGYNTVHGHVLRALGKTTEVFKINFTGQWIISIPLCALIILHWDLSFFWAFAVMPFEEIVKALPFRHLARKSLNEFDLKKAENLMYD, encoded by the coding sequence ATGCAATCGATGCTAATGATCGACACTTTCCTTGTATCACCTCTCGGTGAAATTTCCCTTGCTGCAATGGGTATTGCGACCACTATCGTGTCTTTTGTGCTAGGGGTTCAAATGGCATTGGCGAATGGCTCTCAATTGGTACTTAGCCGAGCGGTAGGTTCTGGACAACATCTTTCGTTGAACAAAGGTTTTTGGGCAGGCTTAATTATCAACGTTTTGGTCGCGGTCTTATTTTGGACGTTAATTACCGCCTTTGACAAAGTGTTGATCAGTAAATTGACTGATAATGTTGCTCTGTATGCAGAGACGGAACGTTACCTAGCGGTTGCCAAGTTCATCATTATTTTCAATGCGATAACCCAAGTAATGATTGCGTTGTTTAATGCGTTAGGTAGAACTAAAGTGCCGTTTAAAGGTTACTTAATTGAGTTACCTGTAAACATGGCAATGTCTTATGCCTTAATTCATGGTTTGTTCGGCTTTGAAGGTATTGGTGTTCAAGGTGCAGCAGCAGGCAGTTTAATCGCTATAATGGTGCGACTTCTGTACTTGACCTTGTGTATTAAGTTAGACGATTCCATTGTCTTGTCGATCCAAAGTTTGGATGCGTCATTGAAGAGTAACACGCTCAACCATTTCAAAGAGATTTTCCCCGTTGCAGCAAACGTGACTATGCTGCAAACCGGTGCGACTATTTATATGCTGTTATACTCGCAGCTTACCTTGAATGCTTATGTCGCGATGACAATTGTGATGCCTTGGATTAAAGCGGGTACACAGTTCATTACTGCATGGGCGCATTCGTCAGCGATTACGATTAGCCAAGCGATTGGGTCTCGACAAATGGATGATCTGCGCAAGAATGTCGATATCAGTATCGATATGGCTGTAATGATCTCATTTGTATCTGCCGTATTCTTTCTCGTACTGAGTTTTGTTCTACCGGACTTATATCCAGATTTGGACCCAAGTACGTATGTCGCGCTTGCTTCCATTGCACCGTTATACATTTTGTTGCCGATTGTACGTGGTTATAACACGGTACATGGGCATGTTTTACGTGCATTAGGCAAGACGACAGAAGTATTCAAGATTAACTTCACAGGCCAGTGGATTATTTCCATACCTCTGTGTGCGTTGATCATTCTTCATTGGGATCTTTCTTTTTTCTGGGCATTCGCTGTCATGCCGTTTGAGGAGATAGTCAAAGCATTGCCATTTAGGCACTTGGCGCGTAAGTCTCTGAATGAGTTTGATTTAAAGAAAGCTGAAAACTTGATGTATGACTAG
- a CDS encoding sugar kinase → MKSLNIAVIGECMVELQKKEGQLKQSFGGDTLNTALYLSRLTKAHDIKTSYVTALGNDPFSQEMLSAWQEEGIDTSLVLSVKDKQPGIYYIETDETGERYFHYWRNEAAAKFLFEQNESPVLVDTLYSYDAVYLSGITLAILTEEGKAQLFGFLERFKAQGGKVIFDNNYRPKLWESRENAMSWYLKILKHTDIALLTFEDEQMLYGDAHLEQCIGRTSALGVDEIIIKRGSKDCLVVANGEAQYVAPNKVDNVIDTTAAGDSFSAGFLAKRLTGGNAAESAYSGHCMAGAVIQHKGAIIPRDVMPDLPL, encoded by the coding sequence ATGAAATCATTAAACATCGCGGTCATTGGCGAATGTATGGTTGAGCTACAGAAAAAGGAAGGTCAGCTAAAACAGTCATTCGGTGGTGATACGTTGAATACCGCACTGTATTTATCTCGTTTGACCAAAGCTCACGATATTAAGACTAGCTATGTGACCGCACTCGGTAACGATCCTTTTAGCCAAGAAATGCTTTCAGCATGGCAAGAAGAGGGCATCGATACTAGCCTAGTTCTTTCAGTTAAAGATAAACAACCAGGTATTTACTACATCGAAACGGATGAAACTGGTGAACGTTACTTCCACTATTGGCGTAATGAAGCGGCCGCGAAGTTCTTATTTGAACAGAATGAATCTCCGGTACTGGTCGACACCCTTTATTCTTACGATGCGGTTTATTTGAGTGGCATTACATTAGCGATTCTTACTGAAGAGGGTAAGGCGCAACTGTTTGGCTTCCTTGAACGTTTCAAGGCGCAAGGTGGTAAGGTTATTTTCGATAACAACTACCGTCCGAAATTATGGGAAAGCCGTGAAAATGCCATGTCTTGGTATCTCAAAATCCTTAAGCACACAGATATTGCTTTGCTCACATTTGAAGACGAGCAAATGCTTTACGGTGATGCGCATTTAGAACAGTGCATCGGGAGAACCTCTGCACTGGGCGTGGATGAAATCATCATCAAACGTGGTAGCAAAGATTGCTTGGTTGTGGCAAATGGCGAAGCGCAATACGTGGCGCCAAATAAAGTCGACAACGTGATTGATACAACAGCGGCAGGTGACTCTTTCAGTGCAGGCTTCTTGGCGAAGCGTTTGACTGGCGGTAATGCAGCTGAATCGGCTTACTCTGGCCACTGTATGGCTGGCGCGGTTATTCAACACAAAGGTGCTATTATTCCACGTGATGTGATGCCAGATCTTCCTTTGTAA
- a CDS encoding cupin domain-containing protein — protein MNSFFVLDEHPWEELGGGIKRKIVAYTDDLMAVHLCFDKGAIGAPHTHDIHDQIGYVVRGSFEAEIEGEKKVLKEGDAYFARKHMMHGAVALEQDSILLDIFNPAREDFLK, from the coding sequence ATGAATTCTTTTTTTGTTTTAGACGAGCACCCATGGGAAGAGTTAGGTGGCGGTATCAAGCGTAAAATAGTTGCTTACACTGACGATCTAATGGCGGTTCATCTATGCTTCGACAAAGGCGCAATTGGCGCTCCGCATACTCACGACATTCACGATCAAATCGGTTACGTGGTACGTGGCAGCTTTGAAGCGGAAATTGAGGGTGAAAAGAAAGTACTAAAAGAAGGCGACGCATACTTTGCTCGTAAGCACATGATGCACGGTGCGGTAGCACTAGAGCAAGACAGTATTCTTCTAGACATCTTCAACCCAGCTCGTGAAGACTTCTTAAAATAA
- a CDS encoding sodium:solute symporter family transporter — translation MTIDTLVVLAYFFFLIAIGWMFRKFTTSTSDYFRGGGKMLWWMVGATAFMTQFSAWTFTGAAGRAFNDGFVVVILFLANAFGYFMNYIYFAPKFRQLRVVTAIEAIRQRFGKTSEQFFTWAGMPDSLISAGIWLNGLAIFVAAVFNIPMEATIVVTGLVLMLMAVTGGSWAVVASDFMQMLVIMAVTITCAVAAYFHGGGIGNIVSNFHGDFMLGNNLNYVSIFILWVVFIFVKQFGVMNNSINAYRYLCAKDSENARKAAGLACVLMIVGPIIWFLPPWYVAAFMPDFAEQYGSVGGDAAYLAFVQNVMPAGMVGLLMSAMFAATMSSMDSGLNRNAGIFVMNFYSPIVRPQASQKELVIVSKATTIVMGFIIIGIGLFINSLRHLSLFDIVLNVGALIGFPMLIPVLLGMWIRKTPDWAGWATLVVGGFVSYIFGISLQAEDVERLFGLEQAFTAREWADLKVGLSLAAHVVFTGGFFLLTTRFYKGLSPEREKEVAQLFENWNTPLVADSEEQQNLDTKQRGMLGKLISVAGFGILAMALIPNEPTGRLLFILCGAMVLSVGVLLVNAARGPKNPKLANAKS, via the coding sequence ATGACTATTGATACTCTTGTTGTTCTTGCCTACTTCTTCTTTTTAATCGCAATAGGTTGGATGTTCCGAAAGTTTACAACATCGACTAGTGATTACTTCCGAGGGGGCGGTAAGATGTTGTGGTGGATGGTAGGTGCTACCGCCTTCATGACGCAATTTTCAGCATGGACGTTTACAGGTGCCGCAGGACGCGCATTCAACGACGGTTTCGTTGTTGTCATCCTATTCTTAGCCAACGCATTTGGCTACTTTATGAACTATATCTACTTTGCTCCCAAGTTCCGCCAACTACGTGTTGTAACGGCGATTGAAGCGATTCGCCAACGTTTTGGTAAAACTTCAGAGCAGTTCTTCACTTGGGCTGGTATGCCTGACAGCTTGATCTCTGCGGGTATTTGGTTAAACGGTTTGGCTATTTTTGTTGCAGCGGTATTCAACATCCCAATGGAAGCAACCATCGTAGTAACGGGCTTAGTTCTGATGCTTATGGCGGTTACAGGCGGTTCTTGGGCGGTTGTCGCGTCTGATTTTATGCAGATGCTGGTTATTATGGCAGTAACCATTACCTGTGCGGTCGCGGCTTACTTCCATGGTGGTGGTATTGGCAACATCGTATCGAACTTCCACGGCGACTTCATGCTGGGTAACAATCTGAACTATGTCAGTATCTTTATCCTTTGGGTAGTGTTCATCTTTGTTAAACAGTTCGGTGTAATGAACAACAGCATCAACGCTTACCGCTACCTATGTGCAAAAGACAGTGAAAACGCGCGTAAAGCAGCAGGCCTTGCTTGTGTGCTAATGATTGTCGGTCCTATTATTTGGTTCCTTCCACCTTGGTACGTAGCGGCATTTATGCCTGACTTCGCAGAGCAGTACGGCTCAGTAGGTGGAGACGCAGCTTACCTAGCATTCGTACAAAACGTAATGCCAGCAGGTATGGTGGGTCTTCTGATGTCAGCAATGTTTGCGGCAACCATGTCTTCAATGGACTCAGGTTTGAACCGTAACGCAGGTATTTTTGTGATGAACTTTTATAGCCCGATTGTACGTCCACAAGCGTCACAAAAAGAGCTGGTTATCGTGAGTAAAGCAACGACTATCGTGATGGGCTTCATCATCATTGGTATCGGTCTATTCATTAACTCGCTACGTCACTTGAGCTTGTTCGATATTGTACTGAACGTGGGCGCATTAATTGGTTTCCCAATGTTGATTCCTGTACTACTTGGTATGTGGATTCGTAAGACTCCGGATTGGGCGGGTTGGGCAACACTGGTTGTTGGTGGCTTTGTTTCTTACATCTTCGGTATTTCGCTACAAGCAGAAGACGTCGAGCGCCTATTCGGTCTAGAGCAAGCGTTTACAGCACGTGAGTGGGCTGACCTGAAAGTTGGCTTGAGCTTAGCCGCACACGTTGTCTTCACCGGTGGCTTCTTCCTACTGACAACACGTTTCTACAAAGGCCTATCACCTGAGCGTGAGAAAGAAGTGGCTCAATTATTTGAGAACTGGAACACGCCGCTTGTGGCCGACAGTGAAGAGCAACAGAACCTAGATACAAAACAGCGCGGCATGCTTGGTAAGCTTATTAGCGTAGCGGGCTTCGGTATCCTAGCAATGGCTCTGATTCCAAACGAACCAACAGGTCGACTACTGTTCATTTTGTGTGGTGCGATGGTTCTCTCGGTGGGCGTCTTGCTTGTGAATGCAGCGCGAGGGCCTAAGAACCCAAAGTTAGCTAACGCGAAGAGCTAG
- a CDS encoding heparinase II/III domain-containing protein, with protein MSYQTQSYQPLLMNFEEAAELSKALGTDSLLGNALARDIKQTDAYMAEVGIEVPGHGEGGGYEHNRHKQNYIHIDLAGRLFLITGEQKYRDYIVDMLTAYAKVYPTLESNTSRDSNPPGKIFHQTLNENMWMLYASCAYSCIYHTLEEEQKTLIENDLFKQMIELFVVTYGHDFDIVHNHGLWAVAAVGICGYAINDQEAVDKALYGLKLDKVSGGFLAQLDQLFSPDGYYMEGPYYHRFSLRPIYLFAEAIERRQPELGIYEFNDSVIKTTSYAVFKTAFPDGTLPALNDSSKTISINDEGVIMATSVCFHRYEQSETLLGMADHQQDVWVHISGKTLSDAVAATDNIKPFNWGSLFVTDGPEGEKGGVSILRHRDEQDDDTMALIWFGQHGSDHQYHSALDHGHYDGLHLSVFNRGHEVLHDYGFGRWVNVEPKFGGRYIPENKSYCKQTVAHNTVTVDQKTQNNFDTALAETKFGSKHFFKADDEKLQGMSGRISGYYNGVDMQRSIILAELPEFEKPLVIDVYRIEADQEHQYDLPVHYSGQIIRTDFEYDVESTLRPMGEDNGYQHLWNVGSGKVQSSSLVSWLHDNSYYSLVTSAANGGEVFFTRTGANDPDFNLKSEPALILRQSGQNHVFASVLETHGYFNESIEASVGARGLVESVTVVGNNEVGTVIRLQTTTGNAYHFAICNLDEDKQNAAHCVEFDGVTYTWEGAFAQI; from the coding sequence ATGAGCTACCAAACCCAGTCTTACCAACCGCTATTAATGAACTTTGAAGAAGCGGCAGAACTAAGCAAAGCACTTGGCACGGATAGCCTATTAGGAAATGCATTAGCACGTGACATCAAACAAACTGACGCTTACATGGCCGAGGTCGGTATTGAAGTTCCAGGTCACGGCGAAGGTGGTGGTTACGAGCACAACCGCCACAAGCAAAACTACATCCACATTGATCTAGCGGGTCGCCTATTCCTTATCACTGGCGAACAGAAATACCGCGATTACATCGTCGACATGCTAACGGCTTACGCGAAGGTATACCCGACGCTAGAAAGCAACACCAGCCGTGACTCTAACCCTCCGGGTAAGATCTTCCACCAAACTCTGAACGAGAACATGTGGATGCTATACGCGTCTTGTGCGTATAGCTGCATTTACCACACGTTGGAAGAAGAGCAAAAAACACTGATTGAAAACGACCTGTTCAAACAAATGATTGAGCTGTTCGTAGTCACTTACGGTCACGACTTCGACATCGTACACAACCACGGTCTGTGGGCAGTAGCAGCAGTGGGTATCTGTGGTTACGCAATTAACGATCAAGAAGCGGTAGACAAAGCGCTTTACGGCTTGAAACTGGACAAAGTGAGCGGCGGCTTCCTAGCTCAGTTAGATCAACTGTTCTCGCCAGACGGCTACTACATGGAAGGTCCTTACTACCACCGTTTCTCGCTGCGTCCAATCTACCTATTTGCTGAAGCGATTGAACGTCGTCAGCCTGAGCTTGGTATCTACGAGTTCAACGATTCGGTCATCAAGACCACGTCTTACGCAGTATTTAAGACGGCATTCCCAGATGGTACTTTGCCAGCACTGAACGATTCATCGAAGACGATTTCGATTAACGATGAAGGCGTAATCATGGCAACGTCAGTATGTTTCCACCGTTACGAGCAGTCTGAAACGCTACTTGGCATGGCAGACCACCAGCAAGATGTTTGGGTTCATATCTCAGGCAAGACATTGTCTGACGCAGTTGCAGCAACAGACAACATCAAACCGTTCAACTGGGGTAGCCTATTCGTAACAGACGGCCCTGAAGGCGAAAAAGGTGGCGTAAGCATTCTTCGTCATCGTGACGAACAAGACGACGATACGATGGCGCTTATCTGGTTTGGTCAGCATGGCAGCGATCACCAGTACCACTCAGCGCTAGACCACGGTCACTACGATGGTCTGCACCTTAGCGTGTTTAACCGCGGTCATGAAGTGCTGCACGATTACGGCTTTGGTCGCTGGGTAAACGTTGAGCCTAAATTTGGCGGTCGTTACATCCCAGAGAACAAGTCTTACTGTAAGCAGACAGTCGCGCACAACACAGTAACGGTAGACCAAAAGACGCAAAACAACTTCGACACAGCACTAGCAGAAACCAAGTTCGGTTCTAAGCACTTCTTCAAAGCTGATGACGAAAAGCTGCAAGGCATGAGCGGTCGTATTTCTGGTTACTACAACGGTGTAGACATGCAGCGCAGCATCATTCTTGCTGAGTTGCCAGAATTCGAAAAACCGCTTGTGATTGATGTTTACCGCATCGAAGCAGATCAAGAGCACCAATACGACCTGCCAGTGCACTACTCTGGTCAAATCATCCGTACGGATTTTGAATACGATGTAGAAAGCACGCTGCGTCCAATGGGCGAAGACAACGGCTACCAGCATCTATGGAATGTGGGTTCGGGTAAAGTGCAAAGCAGCTCGCTTGTAAGCTGGTTGCACGACAACAGCTACTACTCGCTTGTAACGAGTGCAGCAAACGGTGGTGAAGTGTTCTTCACTCGCACTGGCGCAAATGATCCAGACTTCAACTTGAAGAGCGAACCAGCACTGATCTTACGTCAATCTGGTCAGAACCACGTGTTTGCTTCTGTTCTAGAGACACACGGTTACTTCAACGAGTCTATCGAAGCATCGGTTGGCGCTCGTGGTCTAGTAGAGTCAGTAACCGTCGTTGGCAACAACGAAGTGGGTACCGTGATTCGTCTGCAAACAACCACAGGCAACGCTTACCACTTCGCTATCTGCAACCTAGACGAAGACAAACAGAACGCGGCACATTGCGTTGAGTTCGACGGTGTGACTTACACTTGGGAAGGCGCATTCGCACAAATTTAA